Genomic segment of Melospiza melodia melodia isolate bMelMel2 chromosome 13, bMelMel2.pri, whole genome shotgun sequence:
GATGGTTTGGACTGGAAGGGATGGTTTGGACtgtttaaagatcatctcatccaACCCCAAATGGCCGTGTAATGACTCGTTCAGTGAGTGCAGGAGCACCTTCTGATGGGTGTTGTCTTGCATTGCTAGCAGCACTGATGTGTACCAAGCTGTTCTCTTATCAATCCTTTATCTCCCCAGGATCACGACTTCTTCCAGCACGTGGAAATGCACTTACGGTCTGAGCACCCTCCTCTCTGTGGACGGGACCATCTCAGCTTCCGCTCCTACTACTTCCCAGTGAAGGTGAGCCCTGAGCACGTGAGGTCACCTGGCCATGGGGTGCAGAGAGGTGCTTTGGGGCACAGAGCTGCCTTGAGGCTGGCAGAAGCAAGGCAAGGTTATTGTCTTCTACAAGGCAAGCTTGCTGTTCAGCAGGGAGAGCTGAGGCACTGCAGTAATGGTTGTGTGGTGCCTATAGTAGCTGGCTCCTGGGCAGTAGTCTGGTAGGAGAACAGTACTTAGCACTTAATACATGTCTGTTTTGACTTCTTAACTCTTGTAATGAGCCTCCCGAGGGTTGATCCTAAGACCCAAGCCCAGAGGTGCTGTAGCTGCACTTCTCTACTTCCCACAGCATCTCCATTTTCCACCAGGAGAAGCAGCATTACATAGCTGTTGGTGTGGCTGGATCAAACTGAGTGCTGCCCTGGATTATGTTTTTTCCACGACAACTGGAAATTAAAATCCAAGTTCAGAAAGAGCTGTTCCTTCCTATTTCTGCTTTTGAGGAACTGTTAGAAGCTGTGAACTGCTAAATGCTCTGATCAGACGGATCCCAGTGGTAGCTACTACCAGAGTAACAAGTCTGGAGTCAGTCAGAATACTGTCCCAGCAGATGAAACTCTCTAGGAGTGGAGTGTGGTGGTGGTCTCTGATCTTGAGGCTGATTTGCCACATACACAGCCTCAAAGATTGCTCCCGTTTGATTGAAGCTGCCTTTGTCATCActcacagcctcccccagccttCCCAGTGCAGGGCTCAGACACAGGCGGATCTCTCTTCCTTTCCATTCTCTGATTCTTCAGCAGCACCCAGGCCTTTGGGGTTTCTGTTTCGTTAATCAAGCTGGCCAGTAATTAATGTGATGCTATTCAGCAGATGAGGTCACCAAGCATGGTCTTGTTTCCAGGACAGGATTAAGAAACTCCTGGGAACAAACTGTTTGTGgccatttttccctgtttagGCAGGGTTCAGTGCCTCTGTGTGGTTTCGATTCAGTTCTCTCCTCCTTGCCCCTCCAGAACGTGATTGATGGGGACCTGTGTGAACAGTTCAACTCCATGGAGCCCAACAAACAGAAGAATGTGGCCGAGGAGCTGGACCGGACCCCACCCGAGGTGTCCAAGAAGCTGGAGGACATCCGCACGCGCTACGCGTTCTGAGAGGCGGCTGGCAGGGGCAGAAATGCTCCTGGCTCCTCTGGGTGCTCCTCCAGGCACCATCCAGAGGAGGAATgtgtgcttttttcccccccttttcaaATATTGGTTTGGTCCTCTTGGTTTGTGTTTCAAAGGAACGTGACTCCAGTAAATACAGTATCAGCCATTAGGTTTCCCAACACATCCCGCTGCCTATGTGAAGGCTCCTGACATTCCGGCTTCTGGCCAGAGCAGTTCTCTCTTGGGAAGTGCCCAAGCAGGGCCTCCAGCTGACCCTCAGCCCCATCTCCTTGTCCTCCCTTTTGGATGGAGGAGTCCCACAGGGTCTTGCTGAAAGTTCTGTAGGGCAGATACAGCTGATTGGGTCAAGTGGGGTTTGTGTGATTTCCCAGCATtttaggaaaggaaaggagagagcTGTGGCATGGTTCAGGATTACCAGGCTCCTCTTTTAGTAGCCTGTGGTGAGCTGCTCTGGGCTTACACTAGTCCAGGGAGCAGCCAATGGGAAGCTGGCTGTGGAGGGTGTAACTGTCACACTTGTCTTGAACGTTTTCTTCTGAATTGCAAGGGGGTTTTTTGGACTCGCCATTTCTGActgttttccctgtaaatagagTTTTGTACAATGTTGACTCTCTTGGGGGTGGGGAAGAGCGAGGCCCGAGTCTGGGACTTGATTTGTTTCATAATAACTTTGGCAAGAGAGTGTCTCCAAGCTGTGACTGTGAGCAGCACATGAAGAATAAAAGCCTGTTTTTTCACTACCCTGGCGCTGGGGCTCTTCTCCTTCGTGGCAGCCGCTGCTGACCTggcgggaggaggaggaataCAGAGAAGTGCACACCCTGagcccctgtgctcctgcaggcccctcactgccccgctgccctgcctggagctggtgCCCTGCTgcttgggctgccctgggacacccacaAAGCAGGCTGTGGAGAGAGGGAAGAGTCATTTTTGCAGCCGTTCCACAGCATGGCTGCACATTgttgcccagcagctgcagctctgggaggagcagctggctgccaggagagctggggaaagGTCGTTGTCCCACAGGCTTGGTAACTGGCTGCAGAGGCTCCCAGCTGGAGTGTACCCACACAGCAAGTGCTTCCTGCTTCTGCTGGGTTACTCCCTGCTTACCTCCTGCTGGTGGGGACAGTCTGATAGCCTGTGACATCCCGGTAAGGATGCTGCTGCTCTTCACTTGGGGCGTGGAGAGACAGGTGATCCTTGATACCTGTGTTCCCTTTGAACAGCTTTCACATTCTCTGGTGCATGAACTGTGTGGGGTGAGGGCAAACACACCCTCCTGCCCTGTCCTTtgcaccctcctctcccctcctgccTTGTTTCAACCTCTCAGGCCTGCGTTGGCAGGGGCTTACAACGCTGCACCCTTTGGCTCTGACAGCCCCACCCATGCTGGCAGAGCAAAGGGCTTTGTGCTCCCTTCCTGGCCTCAGTCGGGGCGGCTGCATCAAGGAAGGGGCAAAGGGGAGCTGAGCTTTGTGGGGTCCAGCTTCTGGCTTGCCATAAAGTGCTCACCCTGTGCTCCCTGTCCTCCCTGAGGGAGTGATGCTTTGGATCAGAGGGCACTTCCAGCAGAGCTCCAGTGGCCCTTGGTATTTGTCATGCTGGTGTCCTGAAAGTGAAAGCTGGGGGGAGGGGGGGCGTGTCTTGAGATGTTCCCAAACTGGTTCCAAGCACAAGGTTTTACTTGCTCCGCTGTGCCTGGTGAATAACCTGCTTGCAGTAAAAGGCAAAGCCTGGAGGgatccactcccagccataaggaGCCTGAGGGCTTGTGGGGAGCTGCCTGAGCCCCCAGCTCCCTTTCACTGGGACAAGGAAGGTTTCAGAGCGAGCTCCCCCCTGCAGCTGCCGTGTGGGCGCAGAGCTCCCGGGGCTGTGCACGGGAAGCTGTTTGCCTTGGGCTCATCCCAGCACTGATTGTCAGCGCTGATTTCCAGCCCCGGAGCAGCCAGGGAGAGCACACCGCCCCCAGCACGGTGCTGCGCAGTTCCGCGCTCTCCCTTCTCTTCGTCGCCCCATCCCGGCTGCCAGGCTGATGAATACGTGGGCAGGGAATGCTGTTAAATGGCTTCCTCCAGCGACTGCAGCAGCCGCGGGCAAAATCCCTGCGGACACCTGAGTGAGGAGCTCAGCggctccttccctgctcagagctgagCATCTCGGCCCCGACGAGTGCTGGGAGGGCGGCAAGGGCCGTGCCTGAGActggccaggagcaggggaagcttGGCAGGAGCGCGGCAGTGGCCCTGACTGCATGCCAGGGGAATCCCAGCGCGCTCTCACAGGCAGAAGTGCATTCCTTCCCACGCGTTTCCCTGGGAGCACTGACCCACTCTTTGATAGCCGATTTTCTTGCTGACCCTTTGGATGCTCAGCAGCCCTGAGCACAGACACAGTGGCTCTTCCAAGGGGTTCTTCAGGATGATGTGGGGGAGGACAATGTCCCATGTCCCCTTggcccctgctcctggcaggagctcagccctgaAGCATCCTGAGAGGATGATGTGGGCTTGGGTCAGAGGGAGCAGAGTCCTGTTGGCCTGCAGCCAGCTTAGAATACCTCAGCTCTTCTGAGATTCGTGCTGCAGTGCAGCCCTTCCCCGGGCACATCCTGGGAAGGCACTGGGCTGGCTCCCACTTCGATTGCCCCAAAACGTGCCCATGGGTGCTCAGCCCGGAAATTGCCCTGGGCcaccctgccaggagagcccagcACCCTAGAGGGGCCagtgctggcagagcagagcacccaggggTGCCTAGGGCTGTGCAGAGTAGTCAGCTGGGCACGCCAGGGGTTATGTGGGCACCTGACTGGGTTGAGTGGACGCCCTGCAGGGACGGCTCAGCATCCTGAGGAGTGGAGGAGGCATTCACCATAGTTAGACCAGCACGCAGGGTGTGGTGCAGCAAAGTACCccgaggagcagggagggacccAGCAGGATGAGCCAGAcaccctggggatgctcagctgGATGAGTTGAGCACGCTCGGGGGTACCTTGGCCAGGTGAACTGAGCATCTGAGCATCCCGGGGACACCTGCCTGGAACAGGGGGAGATACTCTCGAGGGTCAGCCAAGCACACTGGGGACGCCCAGCTGGGGCAGCAAAGcaccccggggagcagggagatgCCCACGAGGGTTACCaagcaccctggggacatcccagccTGGGCTCCCTGCGTACCCCGGGGACACCCCCCGGCTGGGCCGGCCGAGCACCCGCGGCGCAGCGGGGCCGGACGCTCCCCGGGCCGTGCGGGGCGGTCGCTCGGTCCCCgctccccgcccggccccggccgccgccccgcccgctgcccgcgccgccgccccccgcccgcctccCGGGAAGCGCGggcacggccccgccgccgccgccgcccgcgggtGGACGCGTCCCGCGCCAGGTGGGTCCGCGGAGCCgcgcgcggggggcgcggggggcgccgGGAGCCACGGCCCCGCCGGGGACGGGCACGGGGCACACGCACCCCCCGGGCCGGCCGTGCCCGCCTGGGGACGCACGGCAGGGACGCGGCGCGGAGGTGCCTCCAGTGGGGATTGTGGGTGGCACTGTGCGCCGGGACACCGCGCGGCGCCTTCGCGTgggggcacggcacggcacagggcACGGCTGCCTTCCCTCGGGACACGGCATCGCGTGGGGACACAGCGTGGCCCCCCTGGCACCGGGACATGGCGTGGGGACGTAGATGGGGCCGCTTCTGTGCTGGGATGGACAGCACATGGACACCCACACCCTGCTTCGCAAGGGGACACGCTGTGGGGCATGTGGCACAAGGACATGCTGTGGTCTCCTCCCAGAGCGCGGGGGCATGGCAGGGCCCCCTTCCCAGCGGTGTAGGGACACGACATCTCTGTGCGGGGACCCAGCATGCGGTGGCTTGGCCATTTCACCAGCCCCTTCCCCCAGCGTTCCTCGGCTGAGGCCGGACTTAATCACCTCTGGGATAACGGGGCTGGGTTGATCCCCCTCCTTCCCTGGAAATCCCCTGAGGGTGTCATCAGGGAAGCCCTGGTAGCCCTGCCCCAAGGGGACGGAGACATACACGGCTCCACGGCCACCCGAGGCTCAGCGGGGCTGTCCCTTCCCCGTGGCCCCCGGGGCTCGGAGCGGATGTcctgcctgggctctgcagcctgggcccctgcctgccctggggctgcagccgGGGCTCTCTTCCCCCAGATTCCCTCTTGCAGTCCGGGGGTGCTCCTGCACCCCTGCAAACACATCCCTGCCAACACCCTGTGACGGCCCCGGACCTGCTGCCTCCCTGCCAccagctggagaggagaagccaGCGGGGACTGCCGGGAAGGGGGACTAACCCCCCATCCATGGCAGGGAACAACTGCCCGGGGCTACCGGAGAGCAGCCAGTGCCCGGAGCCTacacctgtcccttgtccccacacCATCCACGCTACTGCCCTGGAGGCTCCCGGTGAGCCCCAGCCATGTAGGCACAGCCTGGGGCTCCACTGATGGCCGCCATCAACATGCAGCAGGGCTACGCTGCCGTCCTATGTGAGTACAGCTGGGGCACAGGGGGGATGGCCTCAGGAGTCCCCTCGGTGGGTGTCCCTGAGGGGGCTGATGCCACTGGCTTTGGCTGCCCAggtgtcctggctgtgctggggctggaggcCGCGGCGCCGGGCGAATGCGAGCTCACCCGCCTGCTCCAGGACAAGCTGCAGTATGAGATGCGCCTGCAGTACATGGTAACCCCAGCTTTGGGAGGTGGGGGGACACCTGGCATTGCAGGGAGGGCCTCAATTTGCTGCAGGGGGGTCATGGGTGGGGGGCAGCACCCACTGCTCTACAgtggctgggtgctgggtgctgtgtTTTTCACCAGGGACAATTTATGCCAAATTGTGCCCAGGGTTACTTCTGCTGTGGGCTGACCGCATCAAAGGGCTTTTGCACTGGCTCCCCAGTGTCATACTAAGGCTGGCAAGGATGTGCCCATTCCTTTGCCCCTTGCCAGCCCCCATGCTCTTCCTTGCCTTTCCAGAAACATTACTTTCCCATCGACTACACAGTCCAGGTCCAGTACGAAGAAGTGCTGAGGCCGTCCAACATCACCCGCCTGGTAAGAGGGTGGCAGGGGAGAGTCCCACAATGGGAGCGCTCCAGGGACCCGCGGGGGCTGCACGGCTCTCACCCTCTTGCCCTCCAGCGCAACGGGACGGTGTCGGAGGCAGCTCTGCGGTACCTCTGGTTCCATGTCAGCTCCCAGGCCGTGCTGCGGATCCGTGAGGTGCTGCCAGAGAAGCACCCATCCTGGAAGTACACCCAGGAGCTCTGCCAGCTCTTTGATGCCCTGGGCAAGGAGTACAGCAAATACCGGCAGGTGAGGATCCCCCTGGCACCCCACGTCTGGCACtcctgtgctgggaggacacGCACTGAGCCCCCAGGAGGGGACAACAAGGGCATGGAGGTTTTCCCTGTGTGTGGGTTCTGTGGGGGCTGACAGGGACGGGGTGTAAGGACAGAAATTGGGCCTGGGGTGCGGGGCCCTGGGACAGTGCCCCAGCGGCTTTGCTTATCGGGCATTGGTGGTTCAGTGGTAGAATTCTCGCCTGCCACGCGGGAGGCCCGGGTTCGATTCCCGGCCAATGCAACAGTTGTATTTTTTTCTTGCCTGCAACCCGTTCACCCTTGGGGGACCCGCTGACCTGGGCAGGGGCGAACGGGACTGTCACACACACCGACCTCCGTCACGGGGTGGCACCTCCAAGGCCGGCGGTTGCGCGGGGGATCAGGCAGAGGGTGCCCATGAGTTCATCCCTATTTTCCCGGTGATGGTTCTGCCTCTCTGCCTAAGCTTCTGCTGCCTCGATGGAGCTGCTGCACCCCGAGACAGTTGTGTTTGTGTGCTGGATGTGGGTGGCCTGTCATGGCTGGGTCACCAATGAGAAGCCAAAGTGTGTCTGGGTTGTCCTGTGGGACGGGGCAGGTTGTGCAGCCCCTCTGTGGAGAGAGGAAGTTTTGCAGTGTTGTGTCATGAGAGGGTTAACAGTGAGGGCTGCTGAGGCCTCCTTGCTGTAGGTGATGTGAGGCAGCGGGAAGAGGAGTTGCCGTGGGTTGGAGGCGGGTTATGAGAGCTGTGTTGGGGTGACAAATGAAGATGTTTAGAGTGACAAGGCCTGCCCTGGTTTGGGAATGtgggggagggctggggaggcgcTCACATCTGGCATTGGTGGTTCAGTGGTAGAATTCTCGCCTGCCACGCGGGAGGCCCGGGTTCGATTCCCGGCCAATGCAACAGCTGCCCTCTTTTGCTCCCTACTGTCGTTTGGCGGCTGCCAGGGTGCCCATGGGATACTGCAGAGGCGCTCCCGTGGGTGCTCCCTTGGGCATCTCTAGAGGTTGCTCCCTCTGCATCTCCCCTCGGGGTCGACTCTGCAGCATGTGTGGGTGCTCAGgcggcagcagctctgcctgcagtgaGGGTCCTTGGCTCGGTGGCACCAGGAGCAGTAAGAGGAGATGGTTTGGTGAATGACCAGCTCGGCTGGGTGGCAGGGAGGCTCAATGACCGCAAGGGGTGTTATGTCGGTGGCAGTGAAGGTCCCTGGCTTAGGAGCAGTGGGAGGGACTGGTTCATGTCACGGGTGCCCAGGCCATGGAGGTAGATGGCAGCTGTGGGCAGCTCCACATCTGGCATAGGTCGTTCGGTGGGACAATTACTGTGCTCCCCCTCAGAAGCCAGGGTTTGGTTCCTCGTCAGTGCAGCTCAGTGTCCTGACTTTaactctgcagcccccagcccctccacccGACTTGGGCTCCATGCAGCCGTGggttgcctgtggctgggaggtgcTGCTACACCCCAAGGCAGACGTGTTTGGGTGCTGGATGTGGGTGGCCTGTCACAGCTGGGTCGCCAATGTGAACCCAAAGTGTGTCTGGGTTTTCCTGTGCCACGGGCAGgctgtgcagcccctctgtgGAGAGAGGGAGCTTTGCTGGGTTGTCATCAGAGGGTTAAGAGTGAGGGCTGCTGACAATCCCTCCTTACTGGTGGGGCAGCAGAGGAGGCGCTTCCCTGGGCTGGAGCCGCCGTGTCAGAGCTGAGTGTTGAGGTGCcccttgtgtctgtgtgtgtggtgTGCTCACAGCCAGCGGTGCCCGCCCTCACTGCATTCACTGTGCTGGATTTGGGGTGGCGGGGGCGTGTGGGGGGCGTTCAAAGAGCTCGCACATCTGGCATTGGTGGTTCAGTGGTAGAATTCTCGCCTGCCACGCGGGAGGCCCGGGTTCGATTCCCGGCCAATGCAACAGCTGCACTTTTGGCACCCAGTGTTTCTGGGGGGACCATGGGGACCCCCCTGGGTGCCTGGAGGTATTACACACCTCTCTGGCACATCTTTCTGTGCGGATGTGAGGAGTGACACTGTCGGTGGAACAAAGCCAGGGCACTTTGGTGATGCCCGGGGCACTTGGTGGCACAGAGGGGTCCATGGCTCCCTGACAATGAAGGTTTCTGCTTTGGAGGCAGTGACAAGAGTCTTTCTTTAGCTCAGTGGCAGTGAGCCCCAGGCCTGCTCAGGTCTGGGGGGTGCTGCCACACACAAGAGGGGGCTATGTCTGGGCACTGGATGTGGGTGGCCTGTCATGGCTGGGTCACCAATGTGAAGCCAAAGTGTGTCTGGGTTGTGTGGCACAGGCAGGTTGTGCAGCCCCTCCGTGGAGAGAGGAAGTTTTGCAGTGTTGTGTCATGAGAGGGTTGGCTCTGAGGGTGCTGAGCAGGTGTAGGTGTTGCTGaggcctccttgctgcaggtGATGGGGACAGCGGGAAGAGGAGTTGCCGTGGGTTGGAGGCGGGTTATGAGAGCTGTGTTGGGGTGATGAGTGAGGGTGTTGAGGGTGCCCGGGCCTGTCCCTGGTGCTCTCATCCTGCCCGCCGGGTTTGAGAGTGtgggggagggctggggaggtgctCACATCTGGCATTGGTGGTTCAGTGGTAGAATTCTCGCCTGCC
This window contains:
- the IL34 gene encoding interleukin-34, which produces MAAINMQQGYAAVLCVLAVLGLEAAAPGECELTRLLQDKLQYEMRLQYMKHYFPIDYTVQVQYEEVLRPSNITRLRNGTVSEAALRYLWFHVSSQAVLRIREVLPEKHPSWKYTQELCQLFDALGKEYSKYRQIDVETVVADLVKLIHSAGAESRSKAVRPKALLDNCLKVMRMLYGVPCRWEST